From the Streptomyces sp. 846.5 genome, the window CGCAGGTCACCGGAGTGGTGGCGCTCGCTCCCTGGTGTGTGCCGGGCGATCCCTGGCGGCAGTTCCAGGGCAAGCGCCTGATCGTGCTGCACGATGTCTCCGACCGGGTCACCGATCCCGCCGCCTCCCGCGCCTTCGCAACGGCGGCCCGCGCCGCCGGTGCCGAGGCGTGCGGGTACCAGGTGCACGGCAGCGAGCACGGCATGCTCCGGCGGGCCGGGGACTGGCAGGCCGTCAGCACCCGGATGGTGCTGGGCCTGCTGGGCCAGAGCCCGTTCCCCGACGACGTGTCAGCCGCCCTGGCCCTGCGCGGCGAGGCCCCCGGCGGTCTCGACCTACGGCTGCCGCGCCGCCGGGAGCTCTCCGGAAGCTAGCGGTCCTTCGGCGGCAGCGGGACGAAGCCGCTGGTTCGGGCGGCGTAGGCGGCATAGCCGGGCTTGGTGGAGTGCAACTGCCGCTCCAGCATCGGCTTGCCGCTGCCGTTCACCAGCAGATAGGTCATGACCAGCGGGGCGACCACGGTGGCCCAGCCGATCGGGGTGTCGGCCGCGAGCAGGAACAGGCCCCACCAGACGCAGGCCTCGCCGAAGTAGTTGGGGTGGCGGGTGTAGCGCCACAGGCCGGTGTCCAGGACCTGGCCGCTCCGTGCGGGGTCGGCCCGGAACCGGGTCAGCTGCCAGTCGCCGACGGCCTCGAAGCCGAGGCCGACCGCCCACAGTGCGGTGCCCGCCCAGGCCAGCGGCCCGGGCGGGTGCGGTACCAACAGCGCGACCTGGACCGGCAACGAGACCAGCCAGACCAGGGCCGCCTGCAGCAGGTAGACCATCCGCAGCGCATAGCGGTCGCGACGGCCCGGCGCGGCCTTGGCGAGCAGGCGTTCATAGCGCGGGTCCTCGGGGTGGCCCCGGCCGCGCCGCCAGATGTGCGCGGCCAGCCGCAGACCCCAGACCAGGACCAGCAGCAGTGCCAGCAGCCGCCGTCCCGGGTCGCCGTGCCCGGCCGACAGGACGTACCCGGTCAGGGCCACCGCGCAGAAGCCCAGCCCCCAGGCCACGTCCACGACCCGGTGCAGACCGGAGCGCAGCCCGACGGCGAAGGCCGCCAGCAGCACCGCCAGCGCCGCGCCGAGGCAGGCCGCGAGCGAGACCAGCAGCGCCCCGCCGTCGACGCCGCTCATCGCGGGTCGCCGTCCCGGGTCAGCAGCAGTTGCTGGACGTCGAGGTAGCCGCTGCGGAAGCCCGCCTCGGAGTAGGCGAGGTAGAGCGTCCACATCCGCTGGAACACACTGTCGAAGCCCAGCGCGGCGACCTCGTCGGCGCGGGCGGTGAAGCGCTCGCGCCACAGCCGCAGCGTCTCGGCGTAGTGGATCCCATAGCCATGACGTTCGGTCAGCCTGAGGCCGGTGTGCCGGTCCAGGGTGGTACGTACCGCCTCCACCGAGGGCAGCAGGCCGCCGGGGAAGATGTACTTCTGGATCCAGGTGAAGGTGCGCAGGCTGGCGAGCATCCGGTCGTGCGGCATGGTGATGGCCTGCAGCACGATCCGGCCGCCGGGGGCGAGCACCCGGTCCAGGGTGGCGAAGTAGACCGGCCAGTAGTCCGGTCCGACGGCCTCGACCATCTCCACGCTGAGCACGGCGTCGTACTGTCCGGTCACGGAGCGGTAGTCGCACAGCCGCACCTCGACCTGCCCGGCCAGACCGGCGGCGGCGATCCGCCGTTCGGCCAGCTGTTTCTGCTCCTCGGAGAGGGTGAGGGTGACCACCTCCGCGCCCCGGGCCGCCGCGCGCAGGGCCAGCTCGCCCCAGCCGGTGCCGATCTCCAGCACCCGGGTGCCGTAGCGGACCCCGGCCAGGTCGAGCAGGCGGTCGATCTTCCGGTGCTGAGCAGGTACGAGCAGCTCCCAGGAGGCCCTGGGCGCCCCGTCGGCGCCGGTCGCGAACAGTGCGGAGGAGTACGTCATGGTGGGGTCCAGGAACAGCGCGAACAGCTCGTTGGACAGGTCGTAGTGCGCCTGGATGTTGCGCCGTGCGTTCTCCGGGGTGCCGAGCTGCTCGGCCGGCCGGCGCGGGGTGAACCAGCGCCGCAGCCACTGCAGTCGGGGCGGGACCAGGGTGCCCGGGGAGGCGGCGAGCGCGGTGAGCAGCGCGACCAGATCGGGCGAGTCCCACTCGCCGGCCTGGTAGGACTCGCCGAAGCCGATCAGGCCGCCGCTGCCGATCCGGTGGAAGAAGTCGTCGGGCGCCTCCAGCCGAAGCACCGGTGCGCCTGGCGGGGGCGTCCCGTTGAGCAGCCGTCCGTCGGGCAGTTCGACGCGCAGGCCCACCCGCCGGGCGACCCGGCGCAGCAGCAGTTCGGCGACGCGGGCGCGCAGCGGAGAGGCGGGGACGGTGGCGATGTCGGGCCAGCGCCGGGGGTCCGCGCCCCGACGCTGGTGCCACCGGGGCGCGCTGCCGTTGCGGTCGGCCGTGGACGGCTGGGTCATGGTGCCGAGACTCCTTGCTGACGGGGGTGTCGGGGTCGGGGCTGGACAGGCAGGCCGCGCAGGTAGAGCCGGATGCCCTGGAGCCGGATGTGGGCGGAGACGGCGAGGGTGGGCAGCGGGTGCCGCAGGGCCGCGCGCAGCAGTGCGGCGGATCCGGCCGGCTCACGGCTGCCCCGGACGGTGGCGGTGAAGGGCCGCCCGTTCGGGTGGTCCAGGTGCATGGACAGCTTCAACTGCTCCCCGGGAAGCGGCAGCGCCATCCGGTAGCGTCCCTCGACGCCGAAGAACGGGGAGACGTAGAACTCCTTCCCGACCTCCGCCCGGCCCTCGTCGTCGGTCCGCAGCAGGTAGCAGTGGCGCTCGCCGTAGGTGTTGCAGACTTCGGCGACAGTGCACACCGGCGTCCCCCGGTCGTCGTGGCACCAGTAGAGCGTGAGCGGATTGAACACATGGCCGAGGCAGCGCGCCTGAGTCAGCATCAGCACCTGGCCGCCGTTCAGGTCCACGCCGTTGGCGGCCAGATAGGTGTCGAGGTTGCCGCGCAGCGTCCCCCGGGGGTCGCCGAGGTGGTCGCGGGCCTCGAAGCGGGCCAGCGGGCGCAGCAGCGCGGGAAGCCGGGGCAGCCGGTCCAGGTCGACCAGCCACAGGTAGGTGCTGTGGTGGAAGGCTCGGCGCAGCGGCGCGGTGCGGACGTGGGTGATCCGGCAGTCGTAGAGCGCGGCTCCCCAGCGGCCGTCCGACCTGCTCATACCCGCACCACCCCGGCCAGCGCCCGGGCCGCCTCGACGCCGGAGCGGCAGCCGTCCTCGTGGAAGCCCCAGCCGTGGTAGGCCCCGGCGTAGGCGGTCCGGCCGGTGCTCAGCGCGGGCAGGCGCTGCTGCGCGGCGCGCGATTCTCGGGTGTAGAGGGGGTGCTCGTACACCGTGCGGGAGACGACGTGCTCCTCGGCGATCGGGTGCTCCGGGTCCTCGTTGAGGGTGACCAGGTAGTCCTCGGGGGTGTCCAGGCGCAGCAGCCGGTTCAGGTGGTAGGTGACCCGGACCTGGTCGGAGCGGTCCACGCAGGAGGCCATCTGGTAGTTCCAGGAGGCCCGGGCCCGGTGGGCGCGCGGCAGCAGCGAGGGGTCGCGGTGCAGCACGGTCGGGTTGTAGGAGTAGCCGAACGCGCCCAGCACCGCGCGCTCCTCGTCGCTGGGGTCGGCCAGCAGCCGCAGCGCCTGGTCGGGGTGGGTGGCCAGGACCACGCCGTCGTACTCGGCGGGCGGCCGGTCCGCGGCGGCGATCACCACCCCGTCGCTGTGGCGCCGGACGGCGCGCACCGGCGCCTGGGTGTGGACGGCGGCGAGCCTGGCGGCGATGCGTTCGACATAGGTGCGGGAGCCGCCGCTGACGGTGCGCCAGGTGGGCGACCCGGTGACGGAGAGCAGGCCGTGGTTGTCCAGGAAGGCGAACAGGTAGCGGGCCGGGTACTCGCGGGCCAGGTCGGGTGCGCAGGACCAGACCGCGGCCACCAGCGGCGTCATGAAGTGGGCGGAGAAGTAGGGCGAGAAGCCGCCCCGCTGCAGGAACTGGCGCAGGGTCAGTTCGTCGGCGGCCGGGTCGGACGAGGCCAGCAGCCGTCGGGCGAGCCGGTGGAAGCGCGGGACGGCGGCGAGCATCCGCAGGTAGCGCGGCCGGGCCAGCGAGTCGGCCTGGGCCAGCAGCCCGCTCGGGCCCCGGGCGCCGGCGTACTCCAGGCCGCAGCTGAGGCAGCGCACCGACATGCTCATCTCGGAGTCCTGGGTGGGTATCCCGAGTTCGCCGAAGAGGCGGATCAGATGGGGGTAGGTGCGTTCGTTGTGCACCAGGAAGGCGGTGTCCAGGGCCAGGTCGGAGCCGTCGGCGGCGCGGATGTCCTGGGTGTGGGCGTGGCCGCCGAGGCGGGTGTCGGCCTCGTAGAGGGTGACCCGCGCGCCGCCGCGGGTCAGTTCGTAGGCGGCGGTGAGACCGGCGACACCGCTGCCGACCACGGCGATCCGGCGACCGCCTGCGGCTCCGTGCCCTGTCGGGTGCCCTGCCGGCGCGCCCAGTCCGACGTTCTCCGTCATACCCGCACATCCCCGCACTCCGGGCGGGCGGCGTGTGCACCGCCCGCGGACTCGTCCCCCCGCGCGAGTGATTCGGTGCCGTCGGAGGTACGGATTGGTCCGGATGGG encodes:
- a CDS encoding alpha/beta hydrolase, which gives rise to MADTRQVTEHRAVRWRAAPRQPEAAVLLLHGGRENGLGALREHNLARLRMRPFLTAVKRSVRLHPVAVGEVVYRLRGWNGERADAAVDALAALGQLKAELGPVPVVLVGHSMGGRAALYAAGEPQVTGVVALAPWCVPGDPWRQFQGKRLIVLHDVSDRVTDPAASRAFATAARAAGAEACGYQVHGSEHGMLRRAGDWQAVSTRMVLGLLGQSPFPDDVSAALALRGEAPGGLDLRLPRRRELSGS
- a CDS encoding DUF1295 domain-containing protein, translating into MSGVDGGALLVSLAACLGAALAVLLAAFAVGLRSGLHRVVDVAWGLGFCAVALTGYVLSAGHGDPGRRLLALLLVLVWGLRLAAHIWRRGRGHPEDPRYERLLAKAAPGRRDRYALRMVYLLQAALVWLVSLPVQVALLVPHPPGPLAWAGTALWAVGLGFEAVGDWQLTRFRADPARSGQVLDTGLWRYTRHPNYFGEACVWWGLFLLAADTPIGWATVVAPLVMTYLLVNGSGKPMLERQLHSTKPGYAAYAARTSGFVPLPPKDR
- a CDS encoding class I SAM-dependent methyltransferase codes for the protein MTQPSTADRNGSAPRWHQRRGADPRRWPDIATVPASPLRARVAELLLRRVARRVGLRVELPDGRLLNGTPPPGAPVLRLEAPDDFFHRIGSGGLIGFGESYQAGEWDSPDLVALLTALAASPGTLVPPRLQWLRRWFTPRRPAEQLGTPENARRNIQAHYDLSNELFALFLDPTMTYSSALFATGADGAPRASWELLVPAQHRKIDRLLDLAGVRYGTRVLEIGTGWGELALRAAARGAEVVTLTLSEEQKQLAERRIAAAGLAGQVEVRLCDYRSVTGQYDAVLSVEMVEAVGPDYWPVYFATLDRVLAPGGRIVLQAITMPHDRMLASLRTFTWIQKYIFPGGLLPSVEAVRTTLDRHTGLRLTERHGYGIHYAETLRLWRERFTARADEVAALGFDSVFQRMWTLYLAYSEAGFRSGYLDVQQLLLTRDGDPR
- a CDS encoding DUF1365 domain-containing protein translates to MSRSDGRWGAALYDCRITHVRTAPLRRAFHHSTYLWLVDLDRLPRLPALLRPLARFEARDHLGDPRGTLRGNLDTYLAANGVDLNGGQVLMLTQARCLGHVFNPLTLYWCHDDRGTPVCTVAEVCNTYGERHCYLLRTDDEGRAEVGKEFYVSPFFGVEGRYRMALPLPGEQLKLSMHLDHPNGRPFTATVRGSREPAGSAALLRAALRHPLPTLAVSAHIRLQGIRLYLRGLPVQPRPRHPRQQGVSAP
- a CDS encoding FAD-dependent oxidoreductase; the encoded protein is MTENVGLGAPAGHPTGHGAAGGRRIAVVGSGVAGLTAAYELTRGGARVTLYEADTRLGGHAHTQDIRAADGSDLALDTAFLVHNERTYPHLIRLFGELGIPTQDSEMSMSVRCLSCGLEYAGARGPSGLLAQADSLARPRYLRMLAAVPRFHRLARRLLASSDPAADELTLRQFLQRGGFSPYFSAHFMTPLVAAVWSCAPDLAREYPARYLFAFLDNHGLLSVTGSPTWRTVSGGSRTYVERIAARLAAVHTQAPVRAVRRHSDGVVIAAADRPPAEYDGVVLATHPDQALRLLADPSDEERAVLGAFGYSYNPTVLHRDPSLLPRAHRARASWNYQMASCVDRSDQVRVTYHLNRLLRLDTPEDYLVTLNEDPEHPIAEEHVVSRTVYEHPLYTRESRAAQQRLPALSTGRTAYAGAYHGWGFHEDGCRSGVEAARALAGVVRV